A portion of the Leptospira kanakyensis genome contains these proteins:
- a CDS encoding nucleotidyltransferase family protein, with protein MAAVEILDSDSIQNSLKNYKKELDSLGVETIHLFGSVARNEANQNSDIDFLVKFKPGMKSFDNYIDLTFLLEDLFNVKVDLLTTDSISGSLKNSLESESVLIEV; from the coding sequence ATGGCGGCAGTTGAAATTTTAGATTCAGACTCTATTCAAAATTCCTTAAAAAATTACAAAAAGGAGCTGGATTCATTAGGAGTTGAGACGATTCATCTTTTTGGATCTGTCGCAAGAAATGAAGCAAATCAAAATAGCGATATTGATTTCCTAGTTAAATTCAAACCTGGAATGAAAAGTTTTGATAATTACATTGATCTAACTTTTTTATTGGAAGACCTCTTTAACGTAAAAGTTGATCTCCTGACTACTGATTCTATCTCGGGTTCTCTTAAAAATTCTTTAGAAAGTGAGTCAGTTCTAATTGAAGTCTGA